Proteins encoded by one window of Candidatus Omnitrophota bacterium:
- a CDS encoding glycosyltransferase: MPQVSVIISAYNRPNLLVEAIESVLRQSYTDWDLHIACDGAPSSVRQIVEEYAAQDARIHGYFLPHSGKVAKVRNHAIRQAAGEYVAFLDDDDVWFPHKLQVQMALLESQPELRMISASMVPQTPDGAALPDMHKPPIPTKHTARTLSRTCYFPLCMALVRRSDVLEAGGFCEDLDYAEDYDLWLRLMHKGPFTVLEKPLGLYRIHGNNLSQYNKAKGPEESYRLIRVYKDHLRVMARARLNCKRLGELEALNSQTAQKYLGLANTHLDVDMWAPACRALAKGILFDPFLGLKMPTNKNLSRFQKAISPYRMLLSHALGILKGKAPKSERPVQIAYFLDVFPALSDAFIINEFLGIERLGIGIEINSYRDYEEELHSPELVHLKGPVQYFGTREYSKREKAASLFWALRSNPPFFFSEFIRVFQGTRSLRWHFLQAVCKAKTMAMKPPTHVHAHFDQFGAYYAWVCARLLRVPFTSTNHGGDAWTESYPQVSRDADALVTVSESHKAFLIDQYALEPAKVHVIPCGIDAAKFFQHQRQLPSTPVILTVGRLHSVKNQAVLLDACRILRAQGLEFRCFLIGEGPEKDALSEQIRALDLSDTVELLGSKTQEDIARLLSQSTVFALPSQTETLGVALIEAMASGVPAVASRAGALPEIIEEHVNGYLVEPGNAEQLAGALKKLLEDRELNQIMGNNARRAVAGKLDSQTSANKLARLWASFAASRDVWPQIPDAEDATPSATVKRKKAMS, translated from the coding sequence ATGCCACAAGTCAGCGTCATCATCTCAGCTTACAATCGGCCCAACTTGCTGGTGGAGGCCATCGAGAGCGTGCTGCGCCAAAGCTACACAGACTGGGATCTTCACATTGCCTGTGATGGTGCGCCAAGCTCCGTCAGACAAATCGTCGAAGAATATGCCGCCCAAGATGCCCGTATTCACGGATATTTTCTCCCTCATTCCGGAAAAGTTGCCAAGGTCAGAAATCATGCTATCCGGCAAGCCGCAGGCGAATATGTCGCCTTTTTAGACGATGACGACGTCTGGTTTCCTCACAAGCTGCAGGTGCAGATGGCCTTACTGGAATCCCAACCAGAACTCAGGATGATCAGTGCATCGATGGTGCCCCAGACTCCGGATGGAGCGGCCCTGCCTGATATGCACAAACCTCCGATCCCCACCAAACACACTGCAAGAACGTTATCCCGTACTTGCTATTTTCCTCTCTGTATGGCCTTGGTGAGGCGGAGTGATGTGCTTGAGGCAGGGGGATTTTGCGAAGACCTTGATTATGCTGAAGATTATGACCTCTGGCTGCGGCTGATGCACAAAGGCCCATTTACAGTTTTGGAGAAACCGCTCGGGCTCTACCGGATCCACGGCAACAACCTGTCTCAGTACAATAAAGCCAAGGGGCCGGAAGAGAGTTACCGCCTGATTCGAGTCTACAAGGATCACTTGCGAGTGATGGCTCGCGCCCGCCTGAACTGCAAACGTCTTGGTGAGCTTGAAGCACTCAACAGTCAAACCGCTCAAAAATACTTAGGCCTGGCGAATACTCATCTTGATGTGGATATGTGGGCGCCTGCTTGCCGCGCTTTGGCCAAGGGGATTTTGTTTGACCCCTTTCTGGGCCTGAAAATGCCCACGAACAAAAATCTTTCTCGGTTCCAAAAAGCTATCAGCCCCTACCGCATGCTGCTTTCCCATGCCCTGGGCATCCTGAAAGGCAAAGCCCCCAAGAGTGAGAGACCTGTTCAGATCGCGTACTTTCTGGATGTGTTCCCCGCACTCTCCGATGCCTTCATCATCAATGAATTTCTGGGCATTGAACGGCTTGGAATCGGGATTGAGATCAACTCCTACCGTGACTACGAAGAGGAGCTACATTCTCCCGAACTCGTTCACTTGAAGGGGCCGGTACAGTACTTTGGAACCAGAGAATATTCTAAGCGCGAAAAAGCTGCCTCTCTGTTCTGGGCATTGCGCTCCAACCCGCCTTTCTTTTTTTCGGAATTCATCAGAGTGTTTCAAGGCACCCGGAGCTTGCGCTGGCATTTTCTGCAGGCCGTCTGCAAGGCAAAGACAATGGCCATGAAGCCCCCCACTCATGTTCACGCCCACTTCGACCAATTCGGCGCCTATTATGCCTGGGTCTGCGCCCGGCTTCTCCGGGTCCCATTTACAAGCACGAATCACGGCGGTGATGCCTGGACCGAGTCCTATCCCCAAGTCAGCCGGGATGCGGACGCCCTGGTCACGGTTTCGGAATCCCACAAGGCATTTCTCATTGACCAGTACGCATTGGAACCTGCCAAAGTTCACGTCATTCCCTGCGGGATTGATGCCGCAAAGTTCTTCCAACACCAACGTCAGTTGCCCTCGACTCCGGTTATTCTTACTGTAGGCCGGCTGCACTCAGTGAAAAATCAAGCTGTTCTCCTCGATGCCTGCAGGATTCTCCGGGCGCAGGGCCTGGAGTTCAGGTGTTTCTTGATCGGTGAGGGTCCTGAAAAAGACGCGCTGTCCGAGCAAATACGCGCCTTGGATTTGAGTGACACAGTCGAACTTTTGGGTTCTAAGACCCAGGAGGATATCGCCCGACTTTTGAGTCAATCCACGGTCTTTGCCCTGCCCAGTCAGACGGAAACTTTGGGCGTGGCCCTAATCGAGGCCATGGCTTCCGGTGTGCCGGCCGTTGCCTCCAGAGCAGGTGCGCTTCCGGAAATTATCGAAGAACATGTCAACGGATACCTGGTGGAGCCGGGGAACGCGGAACAGCTGGCCGGAGCGCTCAAAAAACTCCTGGAAGACAGGGAGCTGAACCAGATTATGGGCAATAATGCCCGGCGCGCCGTTGCCGGCAAACTCGACAGTCAGACAAGCGCAAACAAGCTGGCGCGCCTGTGGGCCTCTTTTGCGGCCTCAAGAGACGTGTGGCCGCAGATTCCCGATGCTGAAGACGCGACTCCATCCGCCACAGTGAAGCGGAAGAAGGCGATGTCATGA